From a region of the Oryza sativa Japonica Group chromosome 6, ASM3414082v1 genome:
- the LOC4341285 gene encoding amino acid permease 3: MAKDVEMAVRNGDGGGGGGYYATHPHGGAGGEDVDDDGKQRRTGNVWTASAHIITAVIGSGVLSLAWATAQLGWVVGPVTLMLFALITYYTSGLLADCYRTGDPVSGKRNYTYMDAVAAYLGGWQVWSCGVFQYVNLVGTAIGYTITASISAAAVHKANCYHKNGHDADCGVYDTTYMIVFGVVQIFFSMLPNFSDLSWLSILAAVMSFSYSTIAVGLSLARTISGATGKTTLTGVEVGVDVTSAQKIWLAFQALGDIAFAYSYSMILIEIQDTVKSPPAENKTMKKATLLGVSTTTAFYMLCGCLGYAAFGNAAPGNMLTGFGFYEPYWLIDFANVCIVVHLVGAYQVFCQPIFAAVETFAARRWPGSEFITRERPVVAGRSFSVNMFRLTWRTAFVVVSTVLAIVMPFFNDILGFLGAVGFWPLTVYYPVEMYIRQRRIQRYTSRWVALQTLSLLCFLVSLASAVASIEGVSESLKHYVPFKTKS; the protein is encoded by the exons ATGGCGAAGGACGTGGAGATGGCGGTGCGgaacggagacggcggcggcggcggcggctactacGCCACCCAcccgcacggcggcgccggcggcgaggacgtcgacgacgacggcaagcaGCGGCGAACCG GTAACGTATGGACGGCGAGCGCGCACATCATCACGGCGGTGATCGGCTCCGGCGTGCTCTCTCTCGCATGGGCAACGGCGCAGCTCGGCTGGGTGGTCGGGCCGGTGACTCTGATGCTCTTCGCCCTCATCACGTACTACACCTCTGGGCTCCTCGCCGACTGCTACCGCACTGGCGATCCGGTCAGCGGCAAGCGCAACTACACCTACATGGATGCCGTTGCGGCCTACTTAG GTGGCTGGCAAGTCTGGTCCTGTGGTGTTTTCCAATATGTCAACCTGGTTGGGACAGCAATTGGGTACACAATCACAGCATCCATCAGCGCAGC GGCTGTGCACAAGGCCAACTGCTACCACAAGAACGGCCACGATGCCGATTGCGGTGTCTACGACACCACGTACATGATCGTCTTTGGAGTCGTCCAGATCTTCTTCTCCATGCTGCCCAACTTCAGTGACCTCTCATGGCTTTCCATCCTCGCCGCGGTCATGTCATTCTCATACTCGACCATTGCCGTTGGCCTCTCGCTTGCGCGAACAATATCAG GTGCTACTGGTAAGACTACTCTGACTGGCGTTGAGGTTGGAGTTGACGTCACTTCAGCCCAGAAGATCTGGCTCGCGTTCCAAGCGCTCGGTGACATCGCGTTCGCCTACTCCTACTCCATGATCCTTATAGAAATTCAG GACACGGTGAAGTCTCCACCGGCGGAGAACAAGACGATGAAGAAGGCAACGCTGCTGGGGGTGTCGACCACGACGGCGTTCTACATGCTGTGCGGGTGCCTGGGGTACGCGGCGTTCGGGAACGCGGCGCCGGGGAACATGCTCACCGGGTTCGGCTTCTACGAGCCCTACTGGCTGATCGACTTCGCCAACGTCTGCATCGTGGTCCACCTGGTCGGCGCCTACCAGGTGTTCTGCCAGCCCatcttcgccgccgtcgagacGTTCGCCGCCAGGCGGTGGCCGGGCTCGGAGTTCATCACCCGGGAGCGCCCCGTCGTGGCCGGCAGGTCGTTCAGCGTCAACATGTTCAGGCTGACGTGGCGGACGGCGTTCGTGGTCGTCAGCACGGTGCTCGCCATCGTGATGCCCTTCTTCAACGACATCCTGGGCTTCCTCGGCGCCGTCGGGTTCTGGCCGCTGACGGTGTACTACCCGGTGGAGATGTACATCCGGCAGCGGCGGATACAGCGGTACACGTCCAGGTGGGTGGCGCTGCAGACGCTCAGCCTCCTCTGCTTCCTCGTCtcgctcgcctccgccgtcgcctccatcGAGGGCGTCAGCGAGTCGCTCAAGCACTACGTCCCCTTCAAGACCAAGTCGTGA